The Moorena producens PAL-8-15-08-1 genomic interval CGTCATGAAATTTAACCAGTCCGGTAGCAAAGGTAGCATTCGCTTGGCTATCAAGATCGATCACAAGCACTTTTTTGCGGTTTTTTCGGATAGCGGCCCCTAGGTTAACCACCGTCGTGGTTTTTCCGACGCCGCCTTTGTTATGGTATACTGCAATGACCTTCACGTTATTTTACCTCTTTCTTTTTGTCAAAACTGGGATACACCATTTCTATAGTCAATATGAAAGGCGGTGTTGGCAAGACTACCACCACCGTCAACCTTGCTACCTGTCTTGCCAAAGATTATGGCATGCGAGTATTAATCGTTGATCTCGATACCCAGATTAATGCTACCCTAAGCCTGATGCCTCCAGTGCAATTTGCTAAACTCAAGAAGGAAGACCGAACCTTAAAAAAAATAATTAATCAAGTCATTCAGTCACCCACTCAGGCATATATTCCCATTGAACAAGCGATTCAGCGCAATATTTGTCGAGTCGATGGACTAGATTTATTGCCAGGGGATATCGAAACCTACAATGATTTTCTATTGGCTGCATTGCTGTTTTCTCAGTCAAAGGATAATCCTCAAGAGTTTGAAAACAACTGGAATCAGCTAGAAAATTATTTAATTAAGCGTGCCCTTGAGCCAGTTCAACAAACCTACGATTTTATTCTATTGGATTTCCCCCCAAGTGAGAATATTATCACTCGTAGTGGAATTATTGCTAGTGATTTTTATCTGATTCCTGCCAAAGCAGAACCGTTATCAGTGGTTGGGATTGGCATCCTGGAAGAAGGTCAGATCAAAAAGCTCGTACAAAGCGATCGCTCTGGGATAACCCTGATTGGCATTCTGTTTTTCTCCCTTGGTCACGCCACCAATATGGCTACACAAGTCAAAAACCGATTGACTGATAATTTTGGGAAAGACAAAATTTTTAGTATAGAAATTCCCAGGAATGTTGCGGTTGCCAAAGCTGTGGATGAGTTTCGACCTGTGGTCATCAATGAACCCCAAGCAACTGGAGCCAAAGCCTTTACTCAATTCACTCAAGAATTTATCCAAAAATTATCGAATATTATAACAAATAAATCTAAGAAATAGTTGAGAACAAGGGTGGAATCGGGAATCGGGAATCGGGAATCGGGAATCGGGAATCGGGAGTCGGGAGTCGGGAGTCGGGAATCGGGGATAAGAGTGTGGGGAGTGTGGGAAGTGTGGGAGGTGTTGGGAGTACGTAGGGTGCGTTAGGGGCGGGCTTGAAATGATTTTCCGCCTGTTCGCACCTTGTTAGGTTGCTGCCCGTAACGCACCACCAGGTCAAACGACATTTTTGCTGATTTTTGATGAAATTGGGAATTTAGGAGCAAGGCCAAAATCATGATTAAATCTTGGATGGTAATTGCAGCGGTAACCCTGCTAGTAGCATTCGCTGGTAACTTAATCACCAGACCCGAAGGAGTCAGATGGTTCTATCGCTTACGTCGTCCGCAATGGCTCACCTTCGAGAGAGCAATTCCCCTGATCTGGATAACTATCTTTATTTGCGGTGGTTGGTCAGCGTATATAGTTTGGGAAAATGACCCAGGTAGCCGAAGCACCTGGTTGCTCATGGGTTTATATCTACTACTAGAAATCATCACCATGGCTTATACACCAGTCATGTTCCTGTTTCGTAGCCTCACCGTTGGCACCATTATTGGTGGCACAGGTGCCTTATTAAGTATTATCCTGGCTTTACTGATTTATCCTGTATCTCTCGTAGCGTTCTTGCTGCTACTTCCCTACATGATTTGGAGTCCGATTGGTACCTACACTACTTGGGAAATGAGGCGACTTAATCCAGGAGCAGCTTAATTTTATTTAACCGGAGCTTGTCGGGTGGGCAAAAAGCGATGCAGCAAGGGAACAGGGGGTTTCCCCCACTCGCGCTTTGCATCAAGACACAGTTTGGTTAAAATGATTATTATAGAAAAGATAACTTTGCCCACCTTACTTTAATTGGGATTTTTTTTACACGTTGGGAAATGAGGCGACTTAGCTTGTAGGGTGGGCAAAAAGCGATGCAGCAAGGGAACAGGGGGTTCCCCCCATGAGCGACTGCCGTGGTTTCCCCCACTCGCGCTTTGCATCAAGACACAGTTTGGTTAAAATGATTATTATAGAAAAGATAACTTTGCCTACCCTACTTTAATTGGGATTTTTTTTTACACGCAAGTTTCTTAATTTTATTTTCCTAGAGATCAGTAATCATCGGTTCCATAAACAGTTTTCCCATCAGGCATAACAGCAAATTGTAAATCAGCGCCCTTTAGATTAGTGCCCTTCAATACTGCATCTTGCAAATTGGCGTAACGCAAATTCGCTTTATAAAGGTTAGCACCAGTGAGATTAGTCTCCCTCAAAATTGCACCATAAATACTAGCATGACTCAAGTCAGCATGCTCCATATTAGCACCAGTCAAGTCAGCTTCTCGAAGCTCAGTACGATTAAGAATAGCAGCGCTTAAATCAGCATTAGCCAATCGGATATTGAGGAGATTAGCATCACTAAGATCAGCACCTTTTAAGTTAGTATCTTTAAAATCAGCGCCATCTAAGTCAGCAGAGGTTAACTTGGCGTTTTCTAAACGAGCACCAATTAGTTTGGCATCTTTGAGTTTAGCATTCTCTAGGTTACTATCGGATAAGTTAGCTTGGCTAAAGTCAGCTCGGCTAAAGTCAACTCCACTTAAGTCAAGTCCACTCAAATCAAAACCGATGAGATCACACTCTACACAGGTCTTGGTTTTTAACATTAACTCAAGCACTTTTGTTTTGGCTTGTTGATGTTGAATTCTCTTACTAGAGTTATCATTAGTTTTTAGGGATATGCTGACCTGTTCCGCAGATGATAGATGAAGAGCAATTGGTATAGTTGCCCCGAAGATAGCAGTAATGATTAAAGGTAGTTTAATGTTCATCACCAAAAGCTTGCCCAGATTGACCTGAGAGTAGCCCTCTACTTAGATAGATACAAGATATTTTTCGCCCCTACCGGAATAAAAGTTTAAACTTTTGTATATAGCTGCTTCAGCTGTTGGCTGTAGTAAGAGGAGAGGCTTTGCCAGAACGGACCGATAATAGAGCTAGTTTGCCGTTTGCTTGCCCTCACCCTCTGCTCCCTGGTTAAACTATAGGGTGTAGCCTAGAAAAAAAATAGTTACTTAAAAAATTTCTCTGATTATAGCATGACATGGCACGAGAGCGTAAAAATTGGAATCAG includes:
- a CDS encoding TspO/MBR family protein, with product MIKSWMVIAAVTLLVAFAGNLITRPEGVRWFYRLRRPQWLTFERAIPLIWITIFICGGWSAYIVWENDPGSRSTWLLMGLYLLLEIITMAYTPVMFLFRSLTVGTIIGGTGALLSIILALLIYPVSLVAFLLLLPYMIWSPIGTYTTWEMRRLNPGAA
- a CDS encoding pentapeptide repeat-containing protein, translating into MNIKLPLIITAIFGATIPIALHLSSAEQVSISLKTNDNSSKRIQHQQAKTKVLELMLKTKTCVECDLIGFDLSGLDLSGVDFSRADFSQANLSDSNLENAKLKDAKLIGARLENAKLTSADLDGADFKDTNLKGADLSDANLLNIRLANADLSAAILNRTELREADLTGANMEHADLSHASIYGAILRETNLTGANLYKANLRYANLQDAVLKGTNLKGADLQFAVMPDGKTVYGTDDY
- a CDS encoding ParA family protein, which translates into the protein MSKLGYTISIVNMKGGVGKTTTTVNLATCLAKDYGMRVLIVDLDTQINATLSLMPPVQFAKLKKEDRTLKKIINQVIQSPTQAYIPIEQAIQRNICRVDGLDLLPGDIETYNDFLLAALLFSQSKDNPQEFENNWNQLENYLIKRALEPVQQTYDFILLDFPPSENIITRSGIIASDFYLIPAKAEPLSVVGIGILEEGQIKKLVQSDRSGITLIGILFFSLGHATNMATQVKNRLTDNFGKDKIFSIEIPRNVAVAKAVDEFRPVVINEPQATGAKAFTQFTQEFIQKLSNIITNKSKK